From Arachis hypogaea cultivar Tifrunner chromosome 3, arahy.Tifrunner.gnm2.J5K5, whole genome shotgun sequence:
TTCAAACTCCAAAACCACAGATCAAGCAATTGTTTTGTTAAAACAATTTCATTCTAAGCTTGCCAATGtagcttttttaaaaaaaaaaatgaaattgagcATCAATGCTTTCATTAGgtacaaaatttgaaaatttctCTTTTGGCTAACCTTAATAAGTGACTCGTTAGCCAAGCCCTTAACCAATTAAGGCAAAAACAAAGGGAAGAATCAGGTTTTCAAAAGAAGAATGCTTAAAACATGTTAATGACGACAAACAAAAGATGCAACACCAAGCCATGACCATTGCCAAAATAGGGTTCCAAAATTTCCATTAAAACAAATGTAAAAAATGTCAACTTGATAAAACTAGAAGCTACAACGTCAACAGAGATTCACAAACTCAACGCAGGGATACAATTACTGCAATGCTGAACAGAACATGATTGCAGGAAACAAAAAAGTTTCAGAATTTGGAGGAAGTACCATCAGATCCAACAAGGGGGCAGTAGAGGGCGAATCCGGCGGTGTCGGTGCCAAGAACAGGGAGCCTCCCCTCGCGGGCGTAGGACTTAAGGGCGGTGTCGATGACCGCCGCAACAAGGTCTCCCTCATTCACCACAAACCGAATCGGACCCGCGCTCCCAAGCACGTTGATGCTTATCAGAAGCCTCCTCACGTTCGCGTTCTGGTTGTTCTTCTTCTGCTTGCTCAGCaacatcttttcttttctctttctctcaaattcctcttcttttttttattgaaatcaatcgaaagaaaaaaacgaaaacaacACACGCACACAATTAAAAGAATTCACCGATCGGAGACGAATCCCTTAGCCCGGATCTGTAGCGATCACCGATCGGGTGAAGAAAAAGAACCAAAGAATGTGGATTCCCGTCGCAAAAGAAAAGGGGGGAAATTAGGGTTTGTTAAATCGGCGTGAGAGAATTCAGGGGTCGAGGCCGATGCAGCGGTAGTACCAGCCTTCCTTGCAAGAGCCGAATGCGAATGCAGATGCAGACGAAACGGGGAGGATTGCGCTCGCCCTTGAAGGAAGAAGGGGGCGCATGTAATCGCTGTTGCTTAGGGTTTCTACCATTCACAACCGATTTGAGCTTTGGGAGATGAGAAAAGAACGCACAAGAGGTAGAGGACCCAGCGTGTcggagagaaaaaaaattgaaactttgtTCAACTTTTCAAGGGTGCATTAGAAAACGTGGGGGAGCTTCCTTAAATAAGGGTAGCGTAGGGTTGGTGAAATTCGGAAATTTCGGATCCGGATTCGGGTCCTTAGGGTTCtagattttattgttgttttgttaatttaatttagttcaaTCATGATTTTCATCTCAAATTGTGTGTGTGTGATTCTTTTCCCTTGAGATTGTGCGAGCTGAAAGACACGCAATTTTAACAAGGCCAACAAAATACTTAATTATTTACCCTAATTATTTTGGTTCATAACTTTTGTCTTGATTGGTTTATTTCCTTCGAATTAGGTTAGAGGGCGTTTTAAAGCCactaaataagatattaaataaaagaaattattttctttaatatattgaatatatacaaaatttaaaatataatatgttaagattactattagaaaaaattttaaattcttattttaataaatatataacaaatgtaataaaaaattaaatttttatttcttataaaaaattaataagtaagaatatatattaactaaaaaatatctatacAAAAATTTCTTTGGcagtaatatatttaattaatgccATTAGAAAATTTGTTTACAagaatctattttcttttgtgaaTTTTTAAAATGTGTGAGCTAAAGATGCGCATTTCTACTTTTACAACGAAGCCAGTATTTAATTCATGAATTTACCTcgtcaaaatttatcatttttgttttgatttttagaTCACTCATtttcctttttgatttcctgtgTGTTGAGGGTTGTTGAACTTGAACCAGAAACGTGTAGAAGATTACCGATTTGGTCATGTTTAGCATCGGATGCCCATTACAAAACATATTCTTTCTTAGGTTCATCGGTTCATGTGTACAGTACAGATGCTTGTTCAATTTCAAACAAACCAGCTTTCTATTagaagaaataaatttttttaattgttaaaaaaaattatgaaagtaaaatatgatctttaactttttattgttttctcttttatatttattttttgtcttatttacaaaattaataataaaaaattacattttatctttcaattgttaaaaaaaattgagaaagtcTATTTTCTCTGTTAgaccctttttatttttattcagttttagataaaaaattatataatatgtcataATAGGGGGAATGTCATtgctttgaatttgtattttgtttggcaCATATTTGAATTTAGATATAGATTTtcataataaaggaataaaactgGTTCCATGCCTCCTTGGGCTCTACGCATTTCCATTTGAAgagaaaaaatctgaaaaaaaaaattaaccagtacaaacaaataaataaataatgtaaaataaaaatactatatgtatataaaaatgattattaaatgaattatcatatatttatgtatattaatattttatattttatgtaaataattaatttgatatctaatattttgtatttgtttaatatgaattaatataaaaaatgtcGAAATAATGTAAATCTTATTCTGATTTTCTCTGCTTCAGTTTATTGGTAACAAATTTATACAAAAACaagttaattaaaattatattgaatttaattttaataatccaGCCATGTCTTTTGTTCCCCAAACGTTTAAAATCCCATCGACACTCGACAGTGGGCGCGTGTTTCGTTGTGACGCATTTGACCATGATCAGAATTCCAAAGTAGTATGCTAAGTACGCCAGAAAATTCAAGAGCGGCGTCATTAGTAGATTCTTAAATATTATTTCACCCCACTTGTATTGTAGTTGTAGAATAAAACTTTGTTTTTAAATGTTAGCCATCAATATctgaaaatatatattattaattgtgCATAGATTGGAACCCCATTTTTCCAGGCATCAAATTCCACATGGTGATGGCTTTCAAGACAGAGACTCTCATAATCATAACTCAGTTGCAAATGGATACTGAATCGGTGAATCCTATTGGGGGGTGCAATTGGATTTCAACTTTTATTTTTGTTCAATCAATCAAACTAAAACGGCGGCCGATTATCCTAAATTAATTTACAAGTAATAATTTTGTTTCGAGTATTTATTTTAAGTTTTGGTACTATAAGTTGCGACTGAAAGTCTTCGACTAATTCACGTGCTTTCTACTACCAATTAACGCAGAGCATAGTGCACCATGAATTAAATAACAAACTATCAGCTAATGCATGTAATTTGATACTTATTTTTTAAGTCAAGTTTGACATAACATTTAGCTATTAAGAAAGTGATTTAAAACTTTATTTCTACAGTGAATTGAACTAATTAATCAAAacgttttttttaatatatattatttatcattTCTGTTAACGAGATTTGAACCTAGGATCAAGAAGCTTTCTTCCTTTAAAATGCTCCTGATATATTTGATTTAGTTAGATGTGATTCAAATTTCTACAGATTTTGTTTCCTA
This genomic window contains:
- the LOC112734757 gene encoding uncharacterized protein At4g22758, whose amino-acid sequence is MLLSKQKKNNQNANVRRLLISINVLGSAGPIRFVVNEGDLVAAVIDTALKSYAREGRLPVLGTDTAGFALYCPLVGSDALSPWETIGSHGARNFMLCRKPETSSRRVADADASETTTTLSRRGSGSWKAWFNKSLNLKISSH